One region of Vitis vinifera cultivar Pinot Noir 40024 chromosome 1, ASM3070453v1 genomic DNA includes:
- the LOC100253105 gene encoding uncharacterized protein LOC100253105: MASSQVEIASSSPFGCVLRDHNRREPPCRDSNAQAAFHNNLKVFVRDHVRPSISIIPSDENSHPPPAAFYCWIPQQQGIRHRRRSLSFRTNREEKSKDMSGRESGIMDQWVTRQAQETVSTTERHTHEAQLLSPSQFPPDHSPSQSSNSPDVPNLGASSLVQMWEARVSRSDSLNSLAVSRTNSGFSYTEIAEEPSSRPSEVCEPAGERYDTHTNNGDSYPDWESERTAPSDQPLSSQGQDSDAGENERVRVADIIRRLTSGKHRAQNSLMCCSDDNDHEQPVVTSPRLRGRQAYINLLTQMEHDRQRELGRVADCQAVSRFPHRGRIQSMLRLRFLHQGMTVHDQLRPLSRGSELGPSQGSGIMLLRERFSTGVEHGSVTAQSCVPNSRSPPNNTLAFENSPTSNQISEDIHRQEVSTSEPQSTTSAEQLMSYATEYVQEDAGPSSDTWQGPSFEVGSLDSEEQETADRMTTLNNWDMNINAEEEEVGELNLFGTHYDWFSEISRPRRYWEDLRQAWYQEMLESNSDNEEIRQLLERRRVSTFLASDFRERMDQLMTSHLQQQLHPEGSQREVQSKEERGRQGISVVHQSRNTSDHFNEDTSSLQLPSPSLFRSGGHFQDQEVSDDSDQVPSSSLQLRPSLSPSASPSAPQFYYQGSPQSSSITSRPSIEMDLIYDLRGQMKQLHHEMAELRKSINCCMNMQVKLQQFMKQKVSAASHSVGRQGKKSLNSAPRKGNCCLCYEKKIDSLLYRCGHMCTCLKCAHELQSSTGKCPICQASIVDVVQAYADA; this comes from the exons ATGGCGTCTTCGCAAGTGGAAATCGCTTCGTCTTCACCATTTGGCTGTGTTCTCAGAGATCACAATCGTCGGGAACCCCCCTGCAGAGACAGCAATGCCCAAGCTGCTTTCCACAACAACCTCAAAGTATTCGTTAGGGATCACGTCCGCCCCAGCATTTCGATCATCCCCTCCGACGAAAATTCTCATCCTCCTCCTGCTGCCTTCTATTGTTGGATTCCCCAACAACAGGGGATTCGTCACCGTCGCCGTAGCCTCTCTTTCCGCACCAACAGGGAGGAAAAATCAAAGGACATGAGCGGGAGGGAGTCGGGAATTATGGATCAATGGGTCACTCGGCAAGCCCAAGAAACGGTATCCACCACTGAGAGACATACCCACGAGGCCCAGCTCCTGTCTCCATCCCAATTTCCGCCAGACCATTCCCCCTCTCAATCCAGTAATTCCCCCGATGTCCCCAATCTTGGAGCTTCTTCCCTGGTTCAAATGTGGGAGGCAAGGGTCAGTCGCTCCGATAGTTTGAATTCCTTGGCTGTTAGCAGGACCAACTCTGGCTTTAGCTACACTGAAATTGCTGAAGAACCTTCCTCAAGGCCCTCCGAAGTTTGTGAACCCGCTGGTGAAAGATATGATACTCACACAAATAACGGCGATTCATATCCAGATTGGGAATCTGAGAGAACAGCCCCCAGCGACCAACCTTTATCATCACAGGGTCAGGATTCTGATGCTGGAGAAAATGAGAGGGTTAGAGTTGCAGATATCATTAGGAGGTTGACATCCGGAAAACATCGAGCCCAGAATTCCTTAATGTGTTGCAGCGACGACAATGACCACGAGCAGCCAGTTGTGACTTCTCCCCGGCTAAGGGGGAGACAAGCATATATCAATTTGCTTACGCAAATGGAGCACGACAGGCAGAGGGAGCTTGGCCGAGTGGCGGACTGTCAAGCAGTTTCAAGGTTCCCGCATCGAGGTCGCATTCAG TCAATGCTTAGGCTTAGATTCCTACACCAGGGAATGACAGTACATGATCAACTGCGGCCATTGTCAAGAGGATCTGAATTGGGCCCGTCACAAGGATCTGGCATCATGCTTCTCAG GGAGAGATTTAGCACAGGAGTTGAGCATGGTAGTGTGACAGCCCAAAGTTGTGTTCCAAATTCAAGAAGCCCTCCAAATAACACCCTGGCTTTTGAAAATTCTCCTACTTCCAATCAGATCAGTGAAGACATTCATCGTCAGGAAGTCAGTACTAGTGAGCCACAGAGTACAACCTCAGCAGAGCAGTTGATGTCATATGCAACAGAATATGTTCAGGAAGATGCTGGTCCAAGTTCAGATACATGGCAAGGGCCAAGCTTTGAGGTTGGCAGTCTTGACTCAGAAGAGCAAGAAACTGCCGATAGAATGACAACCTTGAATAATTGGGATATGAATATTAAtgcagaagaagaagaggttGGAGAACTGAATTTATTTGGAACCCATTATGACTGGTTTAGTGAAATTTCTCGCCCACGGAGATATTGGGAAGATCTCAGGCAAGCATGGTACCAGGAGATGCTTGAAAGTAACTCAGACAATGAGGAGATACGACAACTCCTTGAAAG AAGAAGAGTCTCAACTTTTCTAGCAAGTGACTTCCGGGAGAGAATGGACCAATTGATGACGTCTCACTTACAGCAACAACTGCATCCAGAGGGTAGTCAAAGAGAAGTACAGTcaaaagaagaaagaggaaGACAAGGGATTTCTGTTGTGCATCAGAGCCGCAACACAAGTGATCATTTCAATGAAGATACATCATCATTGCAGTTGccttctccatctttattcagGTCAGGGGGTCACTTTCAAGATCAGGAAGTTAGTGATGATTCTGATCAAGTTCCTTCTTCATCTTTGCAACTACGTCCATCTCTATCCCCATCTGCTTCCCCATCTGCACCTCAATTTTACTATCAGGGTAGTCCACAATCATCTTCCATTACTAGTCGTCCTTCAATT GAAATGGATCTCATATATGATTTGAGAGGACAAATGAAGCAACTCCATCATGAGATGGCTGAGCTACGAAAATCAATAAATTGCTGCATGAATATGCAGGTAAAATTGCAACAATTCATGAAGCAGAAGGTTTCAGCTGCAAGTCATTCTG TTGGAAGGCAGGGGAAGAAATCACTCAACTCAGCACCAAGGAAAGGAAATTGCTGTCTTTGTTATGAAAAGAAAATCGACTCACTTTTATACAG ATGTGGTCACATGTGTACCTGTCTCAAGTGCGCCCATGAATTGCAGTCGAGCACTGGGAAATGCCCAATCTGTCAAGCTTCAATTGTTGATGTTGTGCAGGCATATGCTGATGCATAG